Proteins encoded in a region of the Prochlorothrix hollandica PCC 9006 = CALU 1027 genome:
- a CDS encoding dienelactone hydrolase family protein: MGSCRADSLGGSPDGSPDQTQTQAQTDAAMASQHQGDQPQGSPALDPAPRLPVTGQMVTYTRLGDQDIQGYFAQPQDQDIVGGLVVIHEWWGLNDNIKRMTDRLAGEGYGVLAVDLYGGQQADTPEVAKTLVAAVTADPDRARQNLQGAYDYVAQQPGTDRIGSLGWCFGGGWSLQMALGLPQDLDGAVIYYGRLETDKAILESLQVPILGLFGGLDGSPDPDTVRRFEQTLQELDKPVEVHVYADADHAFANPSGTRYNAEAAEDAWQKTLVFLQQTLQSAN, from the coding sequence TTGGGTTCCTGTCGGGCGGACTCCCTGGGGGGTTCTCCGGATGGTTCCCCAGACCAGACCCAGACCCAAGCCCAAACCGATGCAGCCATGGCCAGCCAACACCAGGGTGACCAGCCCCAAGGGTCCCCCGCCTTAGACCCAGCGCCCCGGTTGCCCGTGACAGGCCAAATGGTGACCTATACCCGCCTAGGGGATCAAGACATCCAGGGCTATTTTGCCCAGCCCCAAGACCAGGACATCGTGGGGGGATTGGTGGTGATCCATGAATGGTGGGGTCTTAATGACAATATTAAACGCATGACCGATCGCCTCGCGGGGGAAGGTTATGGGGTTTTGGCAGTGGATCTCTATGGGGGTCAACAGGCAGACACTCCAGAGGTGGCCAAAACCTTAGTGGCGGCGGTGACGGCGGATCCAGACCGGGCGCGGCAGAATCTCCAGGGAGCCTATGATTATGTGGCCCAACAACCAGGGACCGATCGCATTGGCAGCTTGGGTTGGTGCTTTGGGGGAGGGTGGTCGTTGCAAATGGCCCTAGGCTTACCCCAGGATCTGGATGGGGCGGTGATTTACTATGGTCGCCTGGAAACCGACAAAGCCATTTTAGAATCGTTGCAGGTGCCCATTTTGGGGTTGTTTGGCGGTCTTGATGGTTCCCCGGATCCCGATACCGTGCGCCGCTTTGAGCAGACTTTGCAAGAGTTAGATAAACCCGTAGAAGTCCATGTCTATGCCGATGCAGATCACGCTTTTGCCAACCCCTCAGGGACTCGCTACAATGCCGAAGCCGCCGAGGATGCATGGCAGAAAACCCTGGTTTTCCTACAGCAGACCCTTCAATCTGCCAACTAA
- a CDS encoding 5-formyltetrahydrofolate cyclo-ligase, whose product MSPKSDLRQTLLTQRKALDPYRWEQQSKRLCQHLRYCSLFRQAQTILVYWSVRREPDLSSLWTLPKTWGLPRCQGQDLVWHRWALGQPLVLGAYGIWAPPSQAPSLSVNLVDLILVPALACDRQGYRLGYGGGFYDRLLATPPWDHIPTLGIVFTANQVDQLPRDPWDRPLGGVCTEEGVQLYGAPRSDA is encoded by the coding sequence TTGTCCCCTAAATCAGATCTTCGCCAAACCTTGCTGACCCAGCGCAAAGCCTTAGATCCCTATCGCTGGGAACAGCAAAGCAAGCGCCTGTGCCAACATCTGCGCTATTGTTCCCTCTTCCGGCAGGCCCAAACGATTTTGGTCTATTGGAGTGTCCGCCGGGAGCCAGATCTCAGTTCCCTGTGGACCCTACCGAAAACCTGGGGTTTACCCCGCTGTCAGGGGCAGGATTTGGTCTGGCACCGCTGGGCCTTGGGTCAGCCCTTGGTGCTGGGTGCCTATGGCATTTGGGCACCGCCCTCCCAAGCGCCTAGCCTGTCGGTCAACTTAGTGGATTTGATCTTGGTGCCGGCCCTCGCCTGCGATCGCCAGGGCTACCGGTTGGGCTATGGGGGTGGGTTTTACGATCGCCTGCTGGCCACCCCCCCCTGGGATCACATCCCCACCCTGGGCATTGTCTTTACGGCGAACCAGGTGGATCAATTGCCTCGGGATCCCTGGGATCGCCCGTTGGGGGGAGTTTGTACAGAAGAAGGGGTGCAATTATATGGTGCCCCTAGGTCTGATGCCTAA
- a CDS encoding (2Fe-2S) ferredoxin domain-containing protein, which translates to MAELWICQHHTCRHQGAAAVLAEFQRQLTQRQLMQRPLTQPKTFVTPESVTPESAIPESAIPESAIPESAIPESVTPESVTPESAIPEPAIPEPAIPEPAISESAIPKSVTPSHQVYRAGCLGHCGSGPMAVTYPGDRWYFGLTPTAVAEVLQELDQLQP; encoded by the coding sequence ATGGCTGAACTTTGGATCTGTCAGCATCACACCTGTCGCCACCAGGGAGCCGCCGCTGTGCTGGCAGAGTTTCAGCGCCAGTTAACGCAGCGCCAGTTAATGCAGCGCCCATTAACGCAGCCGAAGACTTTTGTAACCCCAGAGTCTGTAACCCCAGAATCTGCAATACCAGAATCTGCAATCCCAGAGTCTGCAATCCCAGAGTCTGCAATCCCAGAGTCTGTAACCCCAGAGTCTGTAACCCCAGAATCTGCAATACCAGAACCTGCAATACCAGAACCTGCAATACCAGAACCTGCAATCTCAGAGTCTGCAATACCAAAGTCTGTAACCCCCAGCCACCAGGTCTATCGGGCGGGGTGTCTGGGGCACTGCGGCAGTGGACCCATGGCGGTGACCTATCCCGGCGATCGCTGGTACTTTGGCCTCACCCCCACAGCCGTAGCCGAGGTTCTCCAGGAACTGGACCAGTTGCAGCCTTAG
- a CDS encoding methyltransferase domain-containing protein, with protein MAKLDLEFPDFWAQRYQTQTTGWDLGQTAPPLADFLPRNLAAPPGRAIVLGCGRGYEVIALAKLGFAVVGVDFAPEAIAAATTLAQDALSQDAFSPTQGMTAEFWQQDIFELLPDGAQQFDLVLEHTCFCALNPQRRAAYGELVAQLVRPQGHFLGLFWPHDRPGGPPFGSTLAEIRALLDPHFIPLSAYCPTNSVAQRHNEEYLYYGVRSGVPATVSHPQQPPQAHG; from the coding sequence ATGGCCAAGCTGGATCTCGAATTCCCCGATTTTTGGGCACAGCGCTACCAAACCCAGACCACCGGCTGGGATCTGGGACAGACGGCCCCGCCCCTGGCCGACTTCTTGCCCAGGAACCTTGCTGCTCCGCCGGGACGGGCGATCGTGCTGGGCTGTGGTCGCGGTTATGAGGTGATTGCCTTGGCGAAGCTGGGGTTTGCCGTGGTGGGGGTGGACTTTGCTCCGGAGGCGATCGCGGCGGCCACTACCCTCGCCCAAGACGCTTTAAGTCAGGATGCCTTCAGCCCAACTCAGGGAATGACGGCGGAATTTTGGCAACAGGACATTTTTGAATTGTTACCCGATGGGGCGCAGCAGTTTGATTTGGTGCTGGAACATACCTGTTTCTGTGCCCTCAATCCCCAGCGCCGCGCTGCCTATGGTGAGCTAGTGGCCCAGTTGGTGCGCCCCCAGGGCCATTTTCTGGGTTTGTTTTGGCCCCACGATCGCCCCGGTGGTCCCCCCTTTGGCAGCACCCTAGCCGAAATCCGGGCGTTACTGGATCCCCACTTCATCCCCCTCAGTGCCTACTGTCCCACCAATTCCGTGGCCCAGCGCCATAACGAGGAATATCTCTATTACGGTGTTCGATCGGGTGTTCCAGCTACGGTGTCCCACCCACAGCAACCCCCTCAAGCCCATGGCTGA
- the argC gene encoding N-acetyl-gamma-glutamyl-phosphate reductase, with protein MTETVTVGIIGASGYGGVQLVRLLQDHPHLDIAYLAGDSSAGKAFTDLYPHLHNRVDLKVEAIDLDAIADRCQVVFLSLPNNLAYNMAPALVAKGCKVLDLSADYRFADLNVYQEWYGGDRQDGAIAATAVYGLPELYRSDIQKANLVGCAGCYPTATLLALAPLLKQGLIDLETIVIDAKSGASGGGRHAKTNLLLAEAAASIGAYGVARHRHTPEIEQISSNLSGQPVLVQFTPHLMPMVRGILSTVYAKLRDPGLVTEDLSTIYNAFYRNAPWVNVLPHGVYPQTKWACGSNLCYLGVEVDPRTRRVIVLSAIDNMIKGQSGQAVQCLNLMMGWDETLGLPKLAFYP; from the coding sequence ATGACCGAAACTGTTACCGTCGGTATTATTGGTGCATCCGGCTATGGGGGGGTGCAGTTGGTGCGCCTTCTCCAGGATCACCCTCACCTTGATATTGCCTACCTGGCCGGAGACAGTAGTGCGGGCAAAGCCTTCACCGATCTCTATCCCCATCTCCACAACCGGGTTGATCTGAAGGTGGAAGCCATTGATCTGGATGCCATTGCCGATCGCTGCCAGGTGGTATTCCTCTCGTTGCCCAATAACCTGGCCTATAACATGGCTCCGGCTCTGGTGGCTAAGGGCTGTAAGGTGCTGGATTTATCGGCAGATTATCGCTTTGCTGACTTGAACGTTTACCAAGAATGGTATGGGGGCGATCGCCAGGATGGGGCGATCGCGGCCACCGCCGTCTATGGTTTGCCAGAGCTATACCGCAGTGATATCCAGAAGGCTAACCTGGTGGGTTGTGCCGGTTGTTATCCCACCGCCACCCTCCTGGCCCTGGCCCCCTTACTGAAACAGGGATTGATCGATCTGGAGACCATCGTGATTGATGCCAAATCTGGGGCTTCCGGGGGCGGTCGCCATGCCAAAACCAACCTGCTCCTAGCGGAAGCTGCGGCTTCGATCGGAGCCTATGGGGTCGCCCGCCACCGCCATACTCCCGAAATTGAACAAATTAGCTCTAACCTCAGCGGTCAGCCGGTTTTAGTGCAATTTACCCCCCACCTGATGCCCATGGTGCGGGGGATTCTGTCCACGGTTTACGCCAAGCTCCGGGATCCTGGCTTGGTGACGGAAGACCTGAGCACCATCTATAACGCCTTTTACCGCAATGCCCCTTGGGTCAATGTGCTACCCCATGGGGTCTATCCCCAAACGAAATGGGCCTGTGGCAGCAACCTCTGCTATTTGGGGGTGGAGGTGGATCCCCGTACTCGTCGGGTGATTGTGTTGTCGGCGATCGATAACATGATCAAAGGTCAGTCAGGCCAAGCGGTGCAGTGTTTGAACCTGATGATGGGCTGGGACGAAACCCTCGGTTTACCCAAGCTGGCGTTTTATCCCTAA